The Calditrichota bacterium genome contains a region encoding:
- a CDS encoding transglycosylase SLT domain-containing protein, which translates to MFDSYLSEKASAHQSMGLANMIYKQLSGRLHMNPEEIKTDKTMKSIQTKGHQVRDFKKLSVPERFRKLDPIIQKAGKTFGVDPDLIRSVIYHESGLNPEAVSPSGAKGLMQLMDTTASEMGVKNIWDPVENIFGGTRYLKSLLNRFGGDEVLALASYNAGPGNVEKYRGVPPFAETKQYVKRVMQGYLAFKLNR; encoded by the coding sequence ATGTTTGATTCTTACCTTTCCGAAAAGGCTTCCGCTCACCAGAGCATGGGATTGGCAAACATGATTTACAAACAATTATCCGGGAGGCTGCACATGAATCCGGAAGAAATCAAAACGGACAAGACCATGAAATCCATCCAAACAAAAGGACACCAGGTACGGGACTTCAAAAAGCTGTCGGTACCGGAACGTTTTCGGAAGCTGGATCCCATCATTCAAAAAGCGGGCAAAACATTTGGCGTGGACCCCGATCTCATTCGTTCCGTCATTTACCACGAGTCGGGCCTAAACCCGGAAGCCGTTTCTCCAAGCGGGGCAAAGGGGCTTATGCAATTAATGGACACCACCGCCAGTGAGATGGGTGTGAAAAATATCTGGGACCCGGTCGAAAATATTTTTGGAGGGACGCGCTATCTGAAGTCACTGCTTAACCGTTTCGGAGGCGACGAGGTTCTGGCGCTGGCGTCCTACAATGCCGGCCCGGGTAACGTGGAAAAATATCGCGGCGTTCCGCCATTTGCCGAAACCAAACAATACGTAAAACGCGTGATGCAAGGCTATTTGGCATTTAAACTGAACCGTTAA
- a CDS encoding flagellar protein FlgN, translating to MKTKTTPIRSGDRDTLFYRELLHILRKENALLKELLNNYEIQREALIKNDLQVFIKNLEEQQILVWEADSTEKKRKDLLIRHFPEREADEMVLTELLHDAPGELQEDLQQQRESIRLLISKVNLYRETNRRLIQKSLEMLNYRIRLLTQWSERFYTQDGNHENSLPKLVNKKA from the coding sequence ATGAAAACGAAAACAACGCCGATCCGTTCCGGCGACCGGGACACACTTTTTTACCGGGAATTGCTGCACATTCTGCGGAAAGAAAATGCTCTCCTGAAAGAATTGTTAAACAACTACGAGATTCAAAGAGAAGCCCTAATTAAGAATGATCTGCAGGTATTTATAAAAAATCTTGAAGAACAACAGATTTTGGTCTGGGAAGCCGACTCGACCGAGAAAAAACGTAAGGACCTGTTAATCCGACATTTCCCGGAACGCGAGGCAGATGAGATGGTTTTAACCGAACTGCTTCATGACGCGCCTGGAGAGTTGCAGGAAGACCTGCAGCAACAACGAGAATCTATTCGCCTGCTCATTTCAAAAGTGAATCTTTACCGGGAAACCAATCGGCGCCTCATTCAAAAATCCCTCGAAATGCTCAATTACCGCATTCGGTTACTCACCCAGTGGAGTGAAAGATTTTATACGCAGGATGGAAATCACGAGAATTCACTGCCAAAATTAGTCAATAAAAAGGCCTGA
- the flgK gene encoding flagellar hook-associated protein FlgK: MGIFGVLSLGKQGIFASQFGLNTTSNNITNANTPGYARERASFVPSYPQYTAFGPLGNGVDVATVQRLRDRALDFQYWNQHSFLGNAESKEKYLDQIQYIFNDLNGNGFSNALDDFWNSWMDLSNHPADMASRSLVIEKSKALVSKFHEKASRLQSLSASMVNDIQLTVNRINTLSKQIADINNKIVQTAGAKFDNITLMDKRDQLIDELSSLINVSATDGKNGVTNVNVGSVSLVDGVTANLLELDQSKAQAALKFKNGSDIEDVGGKIGGLLEINNHVISKLKTQLNDFAKNFVSSVNTLHKKYYGLDGYNGRNFFDPAGISADTIALNKELIKDPKQIAVSSDGSIGDNSGALALAHLKDQAVMNSGESTFSEFYGQLISEVGEMADQNALSISENRAIVQSLDNQRQSVMGVSIEEEMVNMIKYQHSLQAASKVISTTDEMIQSILNMVR; the protein is encoded by the coding sequence ATGGGAATATTTGGAGTTTTATCTCTTGGAAAACAAGGCATCTTTGCCAGTCAATTCGGGCTCAACACAACCAGCAACAATATTACAAATGCAAACACACCCGGGTATGCGCGGGAACGAGCCAGTTTTGTGCCGTCCTATCCCCAATACACCGCCTTTGGTCCTCTCGGAAATGGTGTGGACGTGGCCACGGTACAGCGCCTCCGTGACCGTGCACTGGATTTTCAATATTGGAACCAACATTCCTTTCTGGGAAATGCGGAATCCAAAGAGAAATATCTCGACCAGATTCAATATATTTTTAATGATTTAAATGGGAATGGTTTTTCAAATGCCCTGGATGACTTCTGGAACAGCTGGATGGATTTGTCCAATCACCCGGCAGACATGGCCTCTCGTTCGTTGGTTATTGAAAAGTCGAAGGCACTGGTCAGCAAATTTCACGAAAAGGCCAGCCGATTACAATCGCTGTCGGCGTCAATGGTAAACGACATCCAGCTCACGGTTAATCGGATCAATACCCTGTCGAAGCAGATTGCCGATATAAACAACAAGATTGTACAAACAGCAGGGGCAAAATTTGATAATATTACGCTTATGGACAAGCGGGATCAATTAATTGACGAGCTTTCAAGCCTGATTAACGTAAGCGCTACAGACGGGAAAAACGGTGTAACCAACGTCAATGTGGGTTCCGTTTCTCTTGTAGACGGGGTCACAGCCAACCTGTTGGAGTTAGACCAATCAAAAGCGCAGGCCGCTCTGAAATTTAAGAACGGAAGTGATATTGAAGACGTGGGCGGAAAAATCGGGGGATTATTGGAGATTAATAATCACGTCATTTCAAAATTAAAAACTCAGCTTAATGATTTTGCTAAGAATTTTGTGTCGTCTGTAAATACACTTCACAAGAAATACTACGGATTGGACGGATACAATGGACGGAACTTTTTTGATCCTGCGGGAATCTCTGCAGATACCATTGCGCTGAACAAAGAACTTATAAAAGACCCTAAACAAATCGCGGTTTCGTCCGATGGTTCAATAGGGGATAATTCGGGGGCTCTGGCCCTGGCCCATCTAAAGGATCAGGCGGTTATGAATTCCGGCGAATCAACGTTTTCGGAGTTTTACGGTCAGTTAATCAGCGAGGTGGGTGAAATGGCTGATCAAAACGCCCTTTCTATTTCGGAGAATCGGGCGATTGTTCAGTCTCTTGACAATCAGCGCCAGTCGGTAATGGGTGTTTCAATAGAGGAAGAAATGGTGAACATGATTAAATACCAGCATTCACTTCAAGCCGCAAGCAAGGTCATTTCCACAACCGACGAAATGATTCAATCGATTTTGAATATGGTGAGGTAG
- the flgL gene encoding flagellar hook-associated protein 3: MRVTNQMMSSNFIMNVNSHLEKLNRLQEEISSGKRVNKPSDDPSSASRIMELEHRLKMNGQYQKNIQNGITRLNDTESNLNTLQNIITRARNLAIQGSNSTLSRDDMDGLAIEVNHILEETVSLSNKKSFDDYLFAGTYGKEPFKVTRDGDGEIVGVQPAGDVSGKVNRQVNASETIQINIENKGLFTGDQTVFEDLIDLRDALREGDKDKVSDVLGQLNTRLDTITERMSEVGVKINALDDRNNLIETENLSLSQFLGDLQDTDIAQAIVNYQQEQLAYQAALQAGGQMLQQAALNFFK; this comes from the coding sequence ATGCGCGTGACCAATCAGATGATGTCCAGTAATTTTATCATGAATGTGAACAGCCATCTGGAAAAACTGAATCGGCTGCAGGAGGAAATTTCATCCGGGAAACGGGTGAATAAACCATCGGATGATCCCTCGAGCGCGTCCAGGATAATGGAACTCGAACACCGGCTGAAAATGAACGGCCAATATCAAAAGAACATTCAGAACGGAATCACCCGCCTGAATGATACGGAGAGCAATCTGAATACGCTTCAAAATATCATAACGCGGGCGAGGAATTTGGCTATTCAGGGATCAAATTCCACACTTTCAAGGGATGATATGGACGGGCTGGCTATTGAAGTAAATCACATTCTGGAGGAGACGGTTTCTTTATCAAACAAGAAATCGTTTGATGACTATCTATTTGCCGGTACCTACGGGAAGGAACCGTTTAAAGTCACAAGAGATGGGGACGGAGAAATTGTGGGGGTTCAGCCGGCCGGGGACGTCTCCGGAAAGGTCAACAGGCAGGTCAATGCCAGCGAAACGATTCAAATTAACATTGAGAATAAGGGCCTCTTTACGGGTGATCAGACCGTGTTTGAGGACCTGATCGATCTTCGGGACGCCCTGCGTGAGGGTGACAAGGACAAAGTTTCAGATGTATTGGGACAGCTGAATACCCGATTGGATACGATTACCGAAAGAATGAGTGAAGTGGGTGTCAAAATAAATGCTCTGGATGACCGGAATAATTTAATTGAGACGGAAAATCTTTCTCTCAGCCAATTTTTGGGAGACCTTCAGGATACCGATATTGCGCAAGCGATCGTCAATTACCAACAGGAACAATTGGCCTATCAAGCGGCTCTTCAGGCGGGCGGACAAATGTTGCAGCAGGCGGCCTTAAACTTTTTTAAATAG
- a CDS encoding flagellar assembly protein FliW produces the protein MKRKTNHYFLDTARWGVLEINPDEVIRFPRGIPGFESCKQFAIFDMDDIKPFQWLICLDNPDIGFVIINPLLFCPDYKPKPYDSDLTDIAFTKSDQLVFYTIVTIEDDPKMSTANLQGPLVINLTKKIGKQIVVVDERYSVKYRILSD, from the coding sequence GTGAAAAGAAAAACCAACCATTATTTTTTGGACACGGCCCGATGGGGCGTTCTCGAAATTAACCCGGACGAAGTGATCCGGTTTCCAAGAGGAATCCCGGGTTTTGAGTCGTGCAAACAATTTGCAATTTTCGATATGGATGATATCAAGCCCTTTCAGTGGCTTATTTGTCTGGACAATCCGGATATTGGATTCGTCATTATAAATCCCCTGCTGTTTTGTCCGGATTACAAACCGAAGCCGTACGATAGTGATCTGACGGACATCGCATTTACGAAATCGGATCAACTGGTCTTCTACACGATTGTTACGATTGAAGATGATCCCAAAATGTCGACAGCAAATCTGCAGGGACCGCTTGTAATTAATCTGACCAAGAAAATCGGCAAGCAAATTGTCGTCGTTGATGAAAGATATTCCGTAAAATACAGAATTCTTTCAGACTAA
- the csrA gene encoding carbon storage regulator CsrA translates to MLVLTRKSGESLMIGETIVITVIEVRGGQVKIGVEAPREIAVYRKELLEKIRKENVEAGKIQKKDKKITSLAEIILKNKIGK, encoded by the coding sequence ATGCTCGTGTTGACAAGGAAGTCAGGCGAAAGTTTAATGATTGGTGAAACCATCGTCATTACGGTTATTGAGGTCCGCGGGGGACAGGTAAAAATTGGAGTGGAGGCCCCCAGGGAAATTGCAGTTTACCGGAAAGAATTATTGGAAAAGATTCGCAAGGAGAATGTGGAAGCCGGAAAAATTCAGAAAAAGGACAAAAAAATCACCTCTCTTGCAGAGATTATTTTGAAAAATAAAATAGGCAAATAG